In one window of Microbacterium dextranolyticum DNA:
- a CDS encoding dihydrofolate reductase, which translates to MSTSPSSPAPDVVGSPRLGLIWAQARGGVIGKDGGMPWSVPEDLAHFRAATTGSPIIMGRRTWESFPPRFRPLPDRRNIVVTRSSEWAAEGAERAGSLDEALGFAASAPDAATVWVIGGAGLFAEAIGRADILEVTELDLEVDGDTFAPVREGWAVAGIEPADGWSVSRTGVPYRFLTFLRP; encoded by the coding sequence GTGAGCACCTCGCCCTCGTCGCCGGCGCCGGACGTCGTCGGCTCTCCCCGCCTCGGGCTCATCTGGGCCCAAGCACGTGGCGGCGTCATCGGCAAGGACGGCGGCATGCCCTGGAGCGTCCCGGAGGACCTCGCCCACTTCCGCGCCGCCACCACGGGGAGCCCGATCATCATGGGCCGACGGACCTGGGAATCGTTCCCGCCGCGGTTCCGGCCGCTCCCCGACCGGCGGAACATCGTCGTCACCCGCAGCTCCGAGTGGGCCGCGGAGGGTGCCGAGCGTGCCGGTTCCCTGGACGAGGCGCTCGGCTTCGCGGCATCGGCCCCTGACGCCGCGACGGTCTGGGTGATCGGCGGGGCGGGCCTGTTCGCCGAGGCGATCGGACGAGCCGACATCCTGGAGGTCACCGAGCTCGACCTCGAGGTGGACGGCGACACCTTCGCCCCCGTACGAGAGGGATGGGCCGTCGCCGGCATCGAGCCGGCTGACGGATGGTCGGTCTCACGGACGGGCGTTCCGTACCGTTTCCTGACGTTCCTGCGCCCCTGA
- a CDS encoding endonuclease domain-containing protein: MTVVADVASGLRGRGRLLRIGWLGAKGRRHPHEACRCIDHHDDGRTRFGVVPVAQALVQAARCVEREAFFVAYESAWRLGLLSAADRVEIRAHLPARLARLVVIARPDADSGLESLLRLRLMDRGIHQDCQVWIPGVGRVDFVIGGRVTLEVDGRLNHDGPSLRHKDLLRDAHAAASGYETLRFDYAMVVHQWPLVEAAILCRWGAVTPTPQERV, from the coding sequence GTGACTGTTGTGGCGGATGTGGCTTCCGGGTTGCGCGGACGGGGGCGGCTCCTGCGGATCGGGTGGCTCGGCGCGAAAGGACGGCGCCATCCGCACGAGGCTTGCCGCTGCATCGACCATCATGACGACGGGCGCACCCGCTTCGGCGTCGTGCCCGTCGCGCAGGCGCTCGTGCAGGCGGCTCGATGTGTCGAAAGGGAAGCCTTCTTCGTCGCCTACGAGTCGGCGTGGCGGCTCGGTCTGCTCTCGGCCGCCGACCGGGTCGAGATTCGCGCGCACCTGCCTGCGCGCCTGGCTCGGCTCGTGGTCATCGCCCGACCCGACGCCGATTCGGGACTCGAGTCGCTGCTGCGCCTGCGACTGATGGATCGGGGCATCCATCAGGACTGCCAGGTGTGGATCCCCGGTGTCGGGCGCGTCGACTTCGTGATCGGGGGCCGCGTGACCCTCGAAGTCGATGGCAGGCTCAACCACGACGGCCCGTCGCTGCGCCACAAGGACCTGTTGCGCGACGCGCACGCCGCGGCCTCGGGCTACGAGACGCTTCGCTTCGACTACGCGATGGTGGTGCACCAGTGGCCGCTCGTCGAGGCCGCCATTCTCTGCCGATGGGGAGCCGTCACCCCCACACCGCAGGAGCGCGTGTGA
- the dapA gene encoding 4-hydroxy-tetrahydrodipicolinate synthase, which translates to MTHSGNPFGQVLVALVTPMTAEGEVDWPAVEKHMDDVITAGADGIVVTGTTGETSTLTDPEKLRLVEIGKSVSAGRAKIITGGGSNETAHAIELYKASEKAGADGIMIVTPYYNKPTQAGILTHFRLVADATDLPVILYDIPGRTGVPIKYETILRLAKHPNILAVKDAKGDFSEVSRVLNQTDLLYFSGDDANALPHMAIGAAGLIGVTANITATPYRVMVDAVNRGDLASATAAHKSLEPLVRAVMTHVPGTVSAKYILHGLGRISSPRVRLPLVGPEEWEAALIEDELALVHGVDGADFSNFRPDRNAAAGGALPKVHGTTR; encoded by the coding sequence ATGACGCACTCGGGCAACCCCTTCGGACAGGTCCTCGTCGCGCTGGTCACTCCGATGACCGCCGAGGGAGAGGTGGACTGGCCCGCCGTCGAGAAGCACATGGACGACGTCATCACCGCGGGCGCCGACGGCATCGTCGTCACCGGCACGACGGGCGAGACCTCCACGCTCACCGACCCCGAGAAGCTCCGCCTCGTCGAGATCGGAAAGTCGGTCTCCGCCGGTCGGGCGAAGATCATCACCGGCGGCGGCTCGAACGAGACCGCCCACGCGATCGAGCTCTACAAGGCCAGCGAGAAGGCCGGCGCCGACGGCATCATGATCGTCACGCCGTACTACAACAAGCCGACCCAGGCGGGCATCCTGACGCACTTCCGTCTGGTCGCGGATGCCACAGACCTGCCGGTCATCCTCTACGACATCCCCGGGCGCACCGGCGTCCCGATCAAGTACGAGACGATCCTGCGCCTCGCGAAGCACCCCAACATCCTCGCGGTGAAAGATGCCAAGGGCGACTTCTCCGAGGTCAGCCGTGTGCTGAACCAGACGGATCTGCTGTATTTCTCGGGCGACGACGCGAACGCCCTGCCGCACATGGCGATCGGCGCCGCCGGTCTCATCGGGGTCACGGCGAACATCACCGCCACCCCGTACCGCGTCATGGTGGATGCCGTGAACCGCGGCGACCTCGCGTCGGCAACCGCCGCCCACAAGAGCCTCGAGCCGCTGGTGCGGGCCGTCATGACCCACGTTCCGGGCACCGTGAGCGCGAAGTACATCCTGCACGGCCTGGGCCGTATCTCCAGTCCCCGCGTCCGTCTGCCGCTCGTCGGCCCGGAGGAGTGGGAAGCTGCCCTCATCGAGGACGAGCTGGCCCTCGTCCATGGCGTCGACGGCGCCGACTTCTCGAACTTCCGCCCCGACCGCAACGCGGCCGCCGGTGGAGCGCTCCCCAAGGTGCACGGCACGACCCGCTGA